One part of the Kineosporia corallincola genome encodes these proteins:
- a CDS encoding response regulator transcription factor, with the protein MTAFGVERPSLSTCRAEKLYGGMRSVNIVAVGRPTRDAVALTQDLRSQGHEVISVSNGTEALSRRFDADLMLLELDLPDMDGVTLCRAVRRTNDLPIITFAPQGDELSRILGLEAGADDCLTLPYRSSEIMARIESLMRRVNPSALGRTPIVTAGPLRIETASREVWVKDRRVDLTRMEFDLLLHLAQRPGSVISRQRLMVDIWKHPRSLPVSTMSTRTIDTHVSSLRSKLGAKEWITAIRGVGFRLGQVTAERS; encoded by the coding sequence ATGACGGCGTTCGGCGTGGAGCGCCCGTCCCTGTCGACGTGCCGCGCCGAAAAACTTTATGGGGGAATGAGATCCGTGAACATTGTGGCGGTCGGAAGACCCACCCGCGACGCCGTGGCACTGACCCAGGACCTCCGTTCCCAAGGGCACGAAGTGATTTCCGTCAGTAATGGAACAGAAGCACTGAGTAGGCGATTCGATGCCGATCTGATGCTTCTGGAGCTCGATCTGCCGGACATGGACGGCGTGACACTGTGCCGCGCCGTGCGCCGTACCAACGATCTGCCGATCATCACCTTCGCACCGCAGGGCGACGAGCTCAGTCGCATCCTCGGCCTGGAGGCCGGCGCCGACGACTGCCTCACCCTGCCCTATCGCTCCTCCGAGATCATGGCCCGCATCGAGTCGCTGATGCGCCGGGTCAACCCGTCGGCCCTGGGCCGCACCCCGATCGTCACGGCGGGGCCGCTGCGTATTGAGACCGCCAGCCGGGAGGTCTGGGTGAAGGACCGCCGCGTCGACCTCACCCGGATGGAGTTCGACCTGCTCCTGCACCTGGCCCAGCGGCCGGGGTCGGTGATCAGCCGGCAACGGCTGATGGTCGACATCTGGAAGCACCCGCGCAGCCTTCCGGTATCGACGATGTCCACCCGCACCATCGACACGCACGTCAGCTCCCTGCGCTCGAAACTCGGTGCCAAGGAATGGATCACAGCCATCCGGGGGGTCGGCTTCCGGCTCGGCCAGGTCACCGCGGAGCGGTCGTGA
- a CDS encoding response regulator transcription factor, translating into MLIVQHAEEAGETTARFLRLHGFQVTLVRTGTEAIRRHRQADLVLLAADLPDLDPLAVCRAIRASGRTPVVMTMDQGTEMDRVLALQAGAATSVSEPYGHWELAARIEAVLRRVGPSSEATDGVTVHRTLRIDPRTRRAEVDGRVVGLTRKEFDVLHLLASRPEEVVSREELMTRVWRGEGATSSRTIDTHVSSLRTKLGARSWIRTVRGVGFGIGGPGPER; encoded by the coding sequence GTGCTGATCGTTCAGCATGCTGAAGAGGCGGGGGAGACGACGGCGAGATTTCTTCGCCTTCACGGGTTTCAGGTGACCCTGGTGCGGACCGGGACGGAGGCGATCCGCCGGCACCGGCAGGCGGACCTGGTTCTGCTGGCGGCGGATCTTCCGGATCTCGACCCGCTGGCCGTCTGCCGGGCCATCCGGGCGTCCGGCCGGACCCCGGTGGTGATGACGATGGACCAGGGCACCGAGATGGATCGGGTGCTGGCGCTCCAGGCCGGGGCGGCCACGAGTGTCAGTGAGCCCTACGGGCATTGGGAACTGGCGGCGAGGATCGAGGCGGTTCTGCGGCGGGTCGGCCCCAGCTCCGAGGCGACGGACGGCGTGACGGTCCACCGGACCCTGCGCATCGACCCGCGCACCCGGCGGGCCGAGGTGGACGGGCGGGTGGTCGGCCTGACCCGCAAGGAGTTCGACGTGCTGCACCTGCTGGCCTCCCGGCCGGAGGAGGTGGTGTCACGCGAGGAGCTGATGACCCGGGTGTGGCGGGGAGAGGGGGCCACGTCCAGCCGGACCATCGACACCCACGTCAGCAGCCTGAGGACGAAACTCGGTGCCCGATCCTGGATCCGGACGGTCCGCG